Proteins from a single region of Segatella copri:
- a CDS encoding RNA methyltransferase — MISKNKIKYIRSLELKKNRNKEGKFVAEGFKVVDDLLALQPADLIVATGEWLRGKHFGAATEVIEVTDEELKKVSFLQHPQQVLAVFRQATSGDYSINTSELSLALDGVQDPGNLGTIIRIADWFGITHIYCSQDTADVYNPKVVQATMGSIARVKVEYGDLLGLVESLPVDVPVYGTLLDGDNIYQQKLENRGLIVMGNEGKGISPELAKKVNHKLLIPNFPEGRATADSLNVAIATAITCSEFRRNF, encoded by the coding sequence ATGATTAGCAAGAATAAAATAAAGTACATACGTTCGCTCGAACTGAAGAAGAACAGAAATAAAGAAGGAAAGTTCGTGGCAGAAGGTTTCAAGGTGGTAGACGATCTGCTCGCTCTGCAACCTGCCGACCTGATTGTGGCTACCGGCGAATGGCTCCGGGGCAAACACTTCGGGGCTGCAACCGAAGTGATAGAGGTTACTGATGAAGAACTGAAGAAGGTAAGTTTCCTGCAACATCCGCAGCAGGTGCTTGCCGTATTCAGACAGGCAACATCAGGAGATTACTCTATTAATACCAGCGAACTGAGTCTGGCGCTCGACGGCGTTCAGGACCCAGGCAACCTGGGCACCATCATCCGCATCGCCGACTGGTTTGGCATCACCCATATCTACTGCAGTCAGGATACTGCCGACGTATACAATCCGAAGGTGGTGCAGGCTACGATGGGCAGCATAGCAAGAGTGAAGGTTGAATACGGCGACCTGCTGGGACTGGTAGAATCACTTCCTGTCGACGTTCCCGTTTACGGCACCCTGCTCGATGGCGACAACATCTATCAGCAAAAGCTAGAAAACCGTGGACTCATCGTGATGGGAAACGAAGGAAAAGGCATCTCGCCAGAACTGGCAAAGAAGGTGAACCACAAGCTGCTCATCCCTAACTTTCCGGAAGGTAGAGCTACCGCCGACAGTCTGAATGTAGCTATCGCTACCGCCATTACCTGCTCAGAATTCAGAAGAAACTTTTAA
- a CDS encoding putative toxin-antitoxin system toxin component, PIN family, whose protein sequence is MQRNIVLDTNCLLQIIARKSKNYFLWEGFLNGDYCLCFTTEILEEYEEILCLKTNRLIATMVLEIITQAPNTQRVDAHYHWNLITQDPDDNKFVDCAVFANADFIVSDDKHFKDLENIDFPRVLVVRLEEFARLYRNLDAN, encoded by the coding sequence ATGCAGAGAAACATCGTCTTAGATACCAACTGTCTCTTGCAGATAATTGCAAGGAAAAGCAAGAATTATTTCTTATGGGAAGGATTCTTGAATGGGGACTATTGTCTCTGCTTTACAACTGAAATTCTAGAAGAATACGAAGAAATACTTTGTTTAAAAACGAATCGATTAATAGCAACTATGGTATTAGAGATTATAACTCAAGCTCCAAATACCCAAAGAGTTGATGCTCATTATCATTGGAATCTTATCACACAGGATCCCGATGATAATAAGTTTGTGGATTGTGCAGTCTTTGCTAATGCCGATTTCATTGTATCAGATGATAAACATTTCAAAGATTTAGAAAACATCGATTTTCCAAGAGTACTAGTAGTTAGATTAGAAGAGTTTGCCAGATTATACCGAAATCTTGATGCCAACTAA
- a CDS encoding MBL fold metallo-hydrolase yields the protein MLKFISFGSGSSGNCYYLYTDTDSILIDVGVGIRILKKHFHNYGLRFEDVHHVLITHDHADHVKSVGSLSTDYHLPVYTTRKVHQGIERNYCVRKKIEPNHARVIEKNVTFTLGEFKITPFGVPHDSTDNVGYFVECGGVNFCLITDVGHITEEMHDFIGRANYLVLEANHSVEMLQQGHYPQYLKDRILGDNGHLSNDDCGEALANYATPELHHVWLCHLSEENNHPELARKTVEQILRSKGIIVGKDFQLEVLKRKTPSEIYNLV from the coding sequence ATGCTGAAATTTATATCCTTTGGCAGTGGAAGTAGTGGCAATTGCTATTATCTTTACACTGATACGGATTCGATACTGATAGACGTAGGAGTAGGAATAAGAATATTGAAGAAGCATTTCCATAACTATGGACTTCGCTTCGAGGATGTGCATCACGTCCTCATCACGCATGACCACGCCGACCATGTAAAGTCGGTGGGGAGTCTGAGTACTGACTATCATCTACCGGTATATACGACCCGTAAAGTACATCAAGGCATCGAGCGCAACTATTGTGTTCGAAAGAAGATAGAGCCTAACCATGCTCGTGTGATAGAGAAGAACGTAACTTTCACACTGGGCGAGTTTAAGATTACTCCGTTCGGCGTACCCCATGACAGTACCGACAATGTTGGCTATTTCGTGGAGTGCGGAGGTGTGAACTTCTGCCTCATCACCGATGTGGGCCATATTACCGAAGAGATGCACGACTTTATCGGGCGTGCCAACTATCTTGTACTCGAGGCGAACCATAGTGTAGAGATGCTCCAACAGGGTCATTATCCCCAGTATCTGAAGGATCGCATTTTGGGAGATAACGGTCATCTGAGCAACGACGATTGTGGCGAGGCGCTTGCCAATTATGCTACACCGGAGCTTCATCACGTCTGGCTCTGTCATCTCAGCGAGGAGAACAACCATCCTGAGCTGGCACGCAAAACCGTGGAGCAGATCCTGCGCAGCAAAGGCATCATAGTCGGCAAGGACTTCCAGCTGGAAGTATTGAAGCGCAAGACACCGAGCGAAATCTATAACCTGGTGTAG
- a CDS encoding DMT family protein — protein MNGLYTILLLVLSNIFMTLAWYGHLKLQQTGVSSNWPLIGVIAFSWAIAFFEYCCQVPANRIGFVDNGGPFNLVQLKVIQECVSLIVFAIIANILFQGQGLHWNHFAAFCCLIAAVYFVFMK, from the coding sequence ATGAACGGATTGTATACTATATTATTATTGGTGCTGAGCAACATCTTCATGACGCTGGCTTGGTACGGACACCTCAAGTTGCAACAAACGGGCGTGAGCAGCAACTGGCCTCTTATCGGTGTCATCGCCTTCAGTTGGGCCATCGCCTTCTTCGAATATTGCTGTCAGGTACCAGCCAACCGCATCGGTTTCGTGGATAATGGAGGACCGTTTAATCTGGTCCAGCTCAAGGTGATACAGGAATGCGTATCGCTTATCGTCTTCGCCATCATCGCCAATATCCTCTTCCAGGGACAGGGATTGCACTGGAATCATTTCGCAGCCTTCTGCTGCCTGATTGCAGCCGTTTATTTCGTATTCATGAAATAG
- a CDS encoding dephospho-CoA kinase: MATQVLQFNQAQQAVLNVISCLQSEQDLADLKRTLVKFMNDRLQREMDKLWESGEMSNEKLQEMQSEHLRTAYK; encoded by the coding sequence ATGGCAACACAAGTATTACAATTCAATCAGGCTCAACAGGCGGTGCTCAATGTTATCTCTTGTTTACAGTCAGAACAGGACTTGGCAGACTTGAAACGAACATTAGTTAAGTTCATGAATGATCGCTTGCAGCGAGAAATGGATAAGCTTTGGGAATCTGGCGAAATGAGCAATGAAAAGTTGCAGGAAATGCAGTCAGAACATTTGCGCACGGCTTATAAATAA
- a CDS encoding DEAD/DEAH box helicase family protein, with protein sequence MKNARHEDVESGRFTQKFLVVAPGLIVYDRLLDAFCGRKKRDEEYRDPQTNDYYMNLEVFIPERYRDEVFSFIQNNVVTKEDGIGRKTTGEGLIALTNWHLFENQMEEKEQDEDMDDSSTVTPSEIISDLLPIRPGKSAGNDLGMLDRRALGGTELEYLAGLKDLMVINDEAHHIHEIKRNGETEEVEWQRGLNAISATKGTKFIQVDFSATPFDTKGAGEKQVKLFFPHIIVDFDLPMAMKQGLVKLLLLDRRQELTDLENLDYNAERDEQGKVVGLSEGQRMMLRAGLTKLNKLEEEFLKNDASKNPKMLIVCQDTTVSPFVEEFLKSEGLEDEDIVTIDSNKQGEVKDEEWLEIKKKLFDIDRYKSPKVVISVLMLREGFDVNNICVLVPLRSSQAPILLEQLVGRGLRLMWRESDYIDIKREDRLRVLKNHQSPRTYIDTLSIVEHPAFIKFYDDLQDQGLVAVDEGDVGTGGATGDILTVGLRDDYEKYDFQWPVILHDSLEELEDAEIDLDDLQPFTMYPLSLLRKFLAKEGETFVSQESLTKTTFGKYKVTANLFNANGYNEYLQKLLKVVTLRFENCRRQGFPTIQINGAQTVQVMDWYIRVKLFAIPFDPFQGSDWKILLAKDGIVTKHIVEQFAVAIYKMQNRLTTVDAEVSHTDFSSLKAIKMRESYSMEVQKCIYPRLGYPSHGGGLEKAFIEFLNRDAEVERFLKINESGHSFAIIFYVRKDGLMATYHPDFIVATADKVYLIETKGDDKVDDVNVRQKQTATIEWIKKINALESKDRMNRTWEYVLIGESVFYSLSGSGATITDICNQCKVSYSVATGNLFDM encoded by the coding sequence TTGAAAAATGCCCGGCACGAGGATGTGGAGAGCGGACGATTTACGCAGAAGTTCCTGGTTGTGGCTCCGGGTCTGATTGTTTACGACCGTCTGCTGGATGCCTTCTGCGGCAGAAAGAAGCGCGATGAGGAATATCGTGACCCTCAGACCAACGACTACTACATGAACCTGGAGGTGTTCATCCCCGAGCGTTATCGTGACGAGGTGTTTTCGTTCATACAGAACAATGTGGTGACCAAGGAAGATGGCATCGGCAGGAAGACCACCGGCGAGGGACTGATTGCCCTGACCAACTGGCATCTGTTTGAAAATCAGATGGAAGAGAAGGAACAGGATGAGGACATGGACGATTCCAGCACGGTGACACCTTCTGAAATCATCAGCGACCTGTTGCCTATCCGTCCGGGCAAGTCGGCGGGCAACGACCTCGGCATGCTCGACCGCCGTGCCCTGGGTGGCACCGAACTGGAATATCTGGCGGGCTTAAAGGATTTGATGGTAATCAATGATGAGGCTCATCATATTCACGAAATCAAGCGTAATGGCGAAACCGAGGAGGTGGAATGGCAAAGAGGCCTGAATGCCATCAGTGCCACCAAGGGTACAAAATTCATACAGGTGGACTTCTCTGCTACTCCTTTTGATACGAAGGGTGCCGGAGAGAAGCAGGTGAAACTCTTCTTCCCTCATATCATTGTTGACTTCGACTTGCCTATGGCGATGAAGCAGGGACTGGTGAAACTGTTGCTGCTCGACCGCCGCCAGGAACTCACCGACCTGGAGAACCTGGATTACAACGCCGAGCGTGATGAGCAGGGAAAGGTAGTAGGGCTGAGCGAAGGTCAGCGCATGATGCTCCGTGCCGGATTGACCAAGCTGAACAAACTGGAAGAAGAATTTCTGAAGAATGATGCGTCTAAGAACCCGAAGATGCTCATCGTCTGCCAGGACACCACGGTATCTCCTTTTGTAGAAGAGTTTCTGAAGTCGGAAGGTCTGGAAGATGAAGACATCGTTACCATCGACAGCAACAAGCAGGGCGAGGTGAAGGATGAGGAATGGCTGGAAATCAAGAAGAAGCTCTTCGATATAGATAGGTATAAGAGTCCGAAGGTGGTCATCTCGGTACTGATGCTCCGTGAGGGCTTCGACGTCAACAACATCTGTGTGCTCGTACCGCTGCGTTCTTCGCAGGCGCCAATCCTGCTAGAGCAGTTGGTGGGCAGAGGTTTGCGACTGATGTGGCGAGAGTCTGATTATATCGACATCAAGCGTGAAGACCGCCTCAGGGTGTTGAAGAACCATCAGTCTCCCCGCACCTATATTGACACCCTGTCCATCGTGGAACATCCGGCTTTCATCAAGTTTTATGATGATTTGCAGGATCAGGGCTTGGTGGCTGTGGATGAAGGCGACGTGGGTACCGGAGGTGCCACTGGAGATATTCTGACCGTAGGACTTCGTGATGATTACGAAAAGTATGATTTCCAATGGCCGGTTATTCTGCATGATTCCTTAGAAGAGTTGGAAGATGCAGAAATAGATTTAGATGATTTACAGCCATTCACGATGTATCCGCTGTCTTTGCTCCGTAAGTTCCTGGCAAAGGAGGGGGAGACCTTCGTATCGCAGGAATCTTTGACAAAGACAACCTTTGGCAAGTATAAGGTGACGGCCAATCTCTTTAATGCTAATGGATATAATGAATATCTACAGAAGTTGCTGAAGGTAGTAACGTTGCGCTTTGAGAACTGTCGCCGTCAGGGGTTCCCTACCATTCAGATCAATGGGGCTCAAACGGTGCAGGTGATGGACTGGTACATCAGGGTGAAACTTTTCGCAATACCTTTCGACCCGTTCCAGGGAAGCGACTGGAAGATATTACTGGCGAAGGATGGCATCGTGACGAAGCATATCGTAGAGCAGTTTGCAGTGGCAATCTATAAAATGCAGAACCGCCTGACTACGGTAGATGCTGAGGTGAGCCATACAGATTTCTCTTCGCTCAAAGCCATCAAGATGAGAGAGTCTTATTCCATGGAGGTACAGAAGTGCATCTATCCCCGACTAGGTTATCCATCTCATGGTGGAGGTTTGGAAAAGGCATTCATTGAGTTTCTGAATAGGGATGCCGAGGTAGAAAGATTTCTGAAGATTAATGAGAGTGGCCATTCCTTCGCCATCATCTTCTATGTAAGGAAGGATGGCTTGATGGCAACGTATCATCCAGATTTCATCGTGGCTACAGCTGATAAAGTTTATCTGATAGAAACCAAGGGCGACGATAAGGTAGATGACGTGAACGTGCGTCAGAAACAGACGGCAACCATCGAGTGGATAAAGAAAATCAACGCGTTGGAGTCTAAGGATAGAATGAACCGCACCTGGGAGTATGTTTTAATAGGCGAGAGCGTGTTCTACTCGTTGAGTGGAAGTGGCGCTACGATTACTGATATCTGCAACCAGTGTAAGGTATCGTATTCTGTGGCAACAGGTAATCTGTTTGATATGTAA
- a CDS encoding ATP-binding protein: MTEMNDRRLPVGIQSFEKIRKEGYLYVDKTDIIWQLANRNKTYNYLSRPRRFGKSILVDTLQAYFEGKKELFEGLKVMKLEKDWTCYPVIRLDMSCGGATPEELNSYLDDAFYKLEQKYEVAVRPEVSLAVRFQNIIETMFQKTGKQAVILIDEYDSPLQHSWKTPQHDACTAIYKSVFAVLKKEDEHERFVFITGITKFTQISLFSVLNNLSNISFDAPYATICGISKQEAADNFIPEIEAMGEENGWTPEETLKQLTAYYDGYHFCRKNMVDIFNPFSLINALDDRELRNYWASSGATSLLPKFVDDMEMKMEYFDHCFIERDTLETSDVVNGGAELFLYQSGYLTIKGYDDGVYILGFPNFEVRKALYSVVVPALTMKSNSEVVSAQSFLRKMMQDGNTAEAKKALKALIADVPYSNKKMASMDMEERYRLIMSTIFRALGFRVEVERMLATGRIDMIVEVPSFIYALELKLSNNGGISAAESQIKEKSYTEPFKADKRKGIALAVELDETGKGLIDWKEVDESL, translated from the coding sequence ATGACAGAAATGAACGATAGAAGATTGCCCGTAGGTATCCAGTCTTTTGAAAAAATTAGAAAGGAAGGATACCTATATGTTGACAAGACAGATATCATCTGGCAACTTGCCAACAGAAATAAAACGTATAATTACCTAAGCCGCCCACGCCGCTTTGGCAAGTCGATTCTCGTGGATACACTCCAGGCTTACTTCGAGGGGAAAAAGGAACTCTTCGAAGGATTGAAGGTGATGAAGCTAGAGAAAGACTGGACCTGCTATCCCGTAATTCGACTCGACATGAGTTGCGGAGGAGCTACCCCCGAAGAACTCAACTCCTATCTCGACGATGCCTTCTATAAACTCGAACAGAAGTATGAAGTTGCGGTACGTCCGGAGGTTTCCCTTGCCGTACGTTTCCAGAACATCATCGAAACGATGTTTCAAAAGACCGGAAAACAGGCGGTTATTCTTATCGACGAGTATGATTCTCCATTGCAGCACTCCTGGAAGACTCCTCAGCATGATGCCTGCACAGCTATCTATAAATCCGTATTTGCCGTCTTGAAAAAAGAAGACGAACACGAGCGCTTCGTCTTCATCACGGGCATCACCAAGTTCACACAAATCTCCCTCTTCTCCGTGCTCAACAACCTGAGCAACATCAGTTTTGATGCACCCTACGCCACTATCTGCGGCATTTCGAAACAGGAAGCTGCCGACAACTTCATACCTGAGATTGAGGCGATGGGAGAAGAAAACGGATGGACTCCTGAGGAGACACTGAAGCAGCTCACTGCCTATTACGACGGATATCATTTCTGCCGCAAAAATATGGTGGATATTTTCAATCCGTTCAGCCTCATCAATGCCCTAGATGATAGGGAATTGAGAAATTACTGGGCTTCATCAGGGGCCACTTCCCTATTGCCAAAGTTTGTGGATGACATGGAGATGAAGATGGAATATTTTGACCATTGCTTCATCGAGCGCGACACCCTGGAAACATCGGATGTGGTGAATGGCGGAGCCGAACTCTTCCTCTATCAGTCGGGGTATCTCACCATCAAGGGTTACGACGATGGCGTTTACATTCTGGGCTTCCCTAACTTTGAAGTTCGCAAGGCATTATACAGCGTAGTGGTTCCAGCCTTGACCATGAAGTCGAATTCGGAAGTGGTTTCTGCGCAGAGCTTCCTCAGAAAAATGATGCAGGACGGCAACACCGCAGAAGCCAAGAAGGCATTAAAGGCTCTAATCGCCGATGTTCCATACAGCAACAAGAAAATGGCGAGTATGGATATGGAGGAGCGTTACCGGCTGATAATGAGCACGATATTCAGAGCCTTGGGATTTAGGGTGGAAGTAGAGAGAATGCTAGCCACTGGCAGAATTGATATGATTGTAGAGGTTCCATCCTTCATCTATGCCCTGGAACTGAAGCTATCTAACAATGGCGGCATTTCTGCAGCCGAGAGCCAGATAAAGGAAAAGAGCTACACAGAACCATTCAAGGCCGACAAGCGCAAGGGCATCGCCCTGGCAGTGGAACTTGATGAAACAGGCAAGGGATTGATAGATTGGAAAGAAGTGGATGAGTCTTTGTAA
- the tamL gene encoding translocation and assembly module lipoprotein TamL, giving the protein MKKETISLLALPLLIASCSSSKMVPEGEYILNKVEVKSDSAGYNAGALKQYVRQKEKPKLFSLFKNPFSKKPVIYDTLQARLSCQDLLTAMQNQGFMHAGVSLYTTKKGKKLDATYLLHPGEPFVIGKVKYEVEDEHIQQLLHLDNPDNQQIKPGMRFTVETLDNERRRISSLLTNDGYFRFHKDFIQFSADTIAGQKDIALTLHLMKYKANSNAPEVDHTRYEIRNINYLSNDSDRIHLRHQVLLNATALSEGRPYSAAALQRTYNNFARLQAVKYTNISFSEVPDSNQVTENGMERDSISRQMDCNIQISTNKPSTIAFQPEGTNTAGDLGAAASLTYTNRNLFRGSEQLSIELRGAYEAITGLEGYQDQNYTEYSVEGKLVFPRFVAPFLSRNFRRRQTANSELSASWNLQNRPEFHRRVFSTAWRYRWTEPRHHLAWRFDLLDLNYVYMPWISETFKRDYLDNAENRNAILRYNYEDLFIMKMGFGLSYSDGVDAVRMNVESSGNLLSGVSKAFGFKVNSQGQRTLFNIAYAQYAKFDVDYTHLMQFDKRNALALHAGIGVAYPYGNSTVLPFEKRYFSGGANSVRGWGVRELGPGKFKGTDGRIDFINQTGDVKLDLNAEYRTSLFWKFEGAAFIDAGNIWTLRNYEDQPGGQFKIDEFYKQIAVAYGLGLRLNFDYFILRLDMGMKAINPAYGTKEEHWAIIHPKLDRDFAFHFAVGLPF; this is encoded by the coding sequence TTGAAAAAAGAAACGATTTCATTACTTGCCTTGCCGCTGCTCATAGCATCTTGTTCTTCAAGCAAAATGGTGCCGGAAGGGGAGTATATATTAAATAAGGTGGAAGTGAAGAGCGACTCGGCAGGGTATAATGCCGGGGCGCTCAAGCAGTATGTGCGCCAGAAAGAGAAGCCGAAACTCTTCTCGCTCTTCAAGAATCCTTTCAGCAAGAAGCCTGTCATCTACGATACTTTGCAGGCGCGGCTCTCCTGTCAGGATCTGCTTACCGCCATGCAGAACCAGGGCTTCATGCATGCCGGGGTGTCGCTCTATACCACCAAGAAAGGAAAGAAACTGGATGCTACCTATCTGTTGCATCCCGGAGAACCTTTTGTGATAGGTAAGGTGAAATATGAAGTGGAAGATGAACATATCCAGCAACTTCTGCATCTCGATAACCCCGATAATCAGCAGATTAAGCCGGGTATGAGATTTACGGTAGAAACATTGGATAATGAGCGCAGGCGCATCTCCAGCCTTCTGACCAATGATGGCTATTTCCGCTTTCATAAAGATTTTATCCAGTTTTCTGCAGATACGATTGCGGGACAGAAGGATATCGCCCTGACGCTCCACCTGATGAAGTATAAGGCAAACAGTAATGCTCCTGAGGTTGATCATACCCGATATGAAATCAGAAACATCAACTATCTGAGTAATGACAGCGACCGAATCCATCTGCGCCATCAGGTTTTGCTCAATGCCACTGCCCTCAGCGAAGGTCGTCCCTACAGTGCCGCCGCCTTGCAGCGCACCTATAACAACTTTGCCCGTCTGCAGGCGGTGAAGTATACCAACATCAGTTTCTCTGAAGTTCCTGACAGCAATCAGGTTACGGAGAACGGAATGGAGAGGGACAGCATCAGCCGGCAGATGGATTGTAATATCCAGATCAGTACCAACAAGCCTTCTACCATCGCCTTCCAGCCGGAGGGAACCAATACGGCGGGCGACTTGGGAGCTGCTGCATCGCTCACTTATACCAACCGAAATCTCTTCAGAGGTAGTGAGCAGCTGAGCATCGAACTTCGTGGAGCTTACGAGGCTATTACCGGTCTGGAGGGGTATCAGGACCAGAACTATACTGAATATTCGGTTGAAGGCAAACTGGTTTTCCCTCGTTTCGTGGCGCCTTTCCTTTCAAGAAATTTCAGAAGAAGACAGACGGCAAACAGCGAGTTGTCGGCAAGTTGGAATCTTCAGAACCGTCCGGAGTTTCATCGCCGCGTATTCTCTACTGCCTGGCGTTATCGCTGGACAGAACCGCGTCATCATCTGGCCTGGCGTTTCGACCTGCTCGATCTTAACTATGTATATATGCCATGGATATCCGAGACATTCAAGAGAGACTATCTCGATAATGCAGAAAACAGAAATGCCATCCTCCGCTACAATTACGAAGACCTGTTTATCATGAAGATGGGTTTCGGTTTGAGTTATAGCGATGGGGTAGATGCTGTGCGAATGAATGTAGAGAGTTCGGGCAATCTGCTGAGCGGTGTTTCCAAGGCATTCGGTTTCAAGGTGAACAGCCAGGGGCAGCGTACATTATTTAATATAGCTTATGCCCAGTATGCCAAGTTTGATGTAGATTATACCCATCTGATGCAGTTTGATAAGCGCAATGCTCTGGCGCTACATGCGGGTATCGGTGTGGCTTATCCTTACGGCAACAGTACGGTGTTGCCTTTCGAAAAGCGTTATTTCTCGGGTGGTGCCAACTCGGTAAGAGGTTGGGGCGTTAGAGAATTAGGTCCGGGCAAGTTTAAGGGAACTGACGGCAGAATAGATTTCATCAACCAGACGGGTGATGTGAAGCTCGACTTGAATGCAGAATACCGCACTTCGCTCTTCTGGAAGTTTGAGGGTGCAGCGTTTATCGATGCCGGTAATATCTGGACACTTCGCAATTATGAGGATCAGCCTGGCGGCCAGTTCAAGATAGATGAATTCTACAAACAGATAGCTGTAGCCTATGGCTTAGGTCTCAGGTTGAATTTCGATTACTTCATCCTCCGTCTGGATATGGGTATGAAGGCGATCAATCCAGCCTACGGAACGAAGGAAGAGCATTGGGCGATTATCCACCCGAAACTAGACCGCGATTTCGCCTTCCATTTCGCAGTTGGTCTGCCGTTCTAA